Proteins from a genomic interval of Tenacibaculum sp. SZ-18:
- a CDS encoding retropepsin-like aspartic protease: MASLKKVLRKKKYVRIKLKKMITNHLELSAKINGIKGTFILDTGASNSCVGLDLLDYFKLTSEESEVKAAGAGATDMETYKSSGNDLKIGDWKLKSCDLVLFDMTHVNTALTQHKAEKVHGIIGADVLEKGKAFIDYDKKVLYLKKMKKKKQRTLSLPF; this comes from the coding sequence ATGGCAAGTTTGAAAAAAGTATTACGTAAAAAGAAATACGTTCGAATCAAATTAAAAAAGATGATAACAAATCACTTGGAGTTATCTGCAAAAATTAATGGGATTAAAGGAACGTTTATTTTAGATACTGGGGCTTCAAATTCTTGTGTTGGTTTAGATTTGCTGGATTATTTTAAGTTAACTTCTGAAGAAAGTGAAGTAAAAGCGGCTGGAGCAGGAGCTACAGATATGGAAACGTATAAATCGTCAGGCAATGATTTAAAAATTGGTGATTGGAAACTAAAAAGTTGTGATTTAGTATTGTTTGATATGACTCATGTAAATACTGCTTTAACTCAGCATAAGGCTGAAAAAGTACATGGAATTATTGGTGCTGATGTGTTAGAGAAGGGAAAGGCGTTTATCGATTACGATAAGAAAGTATTGTACTTGAAAAAAATGAAAAAGAAAAAGCAACGAACATTGTCGTTGCCTTTTTAA
- a CDS encoding pyridoxal phosphate-dependent aminotransferase yields MSEALSNRINSLPVSQTLAMAAKARELKGQGKDIISLSLGEPDFNTPDFIKDAAVEAIDQNFNSYTPVDGYIELKEAICTKFKRDNNLDYKPNQIVVSTGAKQSIANVAQVLLNPGDEVLLPAPYWVSYSAIATLCEAKFVEIPSSIDADFKIAPKQLEDAITPKTKMVFFNSPNNPSGSIYSEAEYRALAEVLEKHPQIYILSDEIYEHINYGVKPFSFAAIESMYDRTITVNGLAKAFAMTGWRIGYIGAPDWIAKACTKMQGQITSGTNCIAQRAAITAVSASPDQVQYMVNEFKSRRDIVLGLLGKIEGFKLNVPEGAFYIFPDISAFFGKTIRGKKIENANDFSMLLLEEANVATVTGEAFGAPNCIRMSYAASELQLREAVKRIKEVLS; encoded by the coding sequence ATGTCTGAAGCATTATCAAACAGAATTAACAGTTTACCTGTTTCACAAACTTTAGCAATGGCGGCTAAAGCGAGAGAGTTAAAAGGCCAAGGGAAAGATATTATTAGCTTAAGCTTAGGGGAGCCTGATTTTAACACTCCAGATTTTATTAAAGATGCGGCAGTAGAAGCCATCGATCAAAATTTCAACTCGTATACTCCAGTGGATGGGTATATTGAATTAAAAGAGGCAATCTGCACCAAATTTAAGCGTGATAATAATTTAGATTACAAACCAAACCAGATTGTGGTTTCAACAGGAGCTAAACAATCTATTGCTAATGTAGCACAGGTTTTATTAAACCCAGGAGATGAAGTATTATTGCCAGCTCCATATTGGGTGAGTTACTCCGCAATTGCAACTTTATGTGAAGCTAAATTTGTAGAGATTCCATCTTCTATTGATGCAGATTTTAAAATCGCACCAAAACAATTAGAAGACGCTATTACTCCAAAAACAAAAATGGTATTCTTTAACTCACCAAACAATCCTAGTGGAAGTATTTATAGTGAGGCTGAATACAGAGCATTAGCAGAAGTTTTAGAAAAACATCCACAGATTTATATTCTTTCTGATGAAATTTACGAGCATATCAACTATGGTGTAAAACCTTTTAGTTTTGCAGCAATTGAAAGTATGTATGATAGAACAATTACTGTAAATGGATTAGCAAAAGCATTTGCTATGACAGGATGGAGAATTGGATATATTGGTGCTCCAGATTGGATAGCTAAAGCTTGTACTAAAATGCAAGGACAAATTACATCAGGAACAAACTGTATTGCACAACGTGCAGCAATTACCGCAGTTTCAGCTTCTCCAGATCAAGTACAATATATGGTAAATGAATTCAAATCTCGTAGAGATATTGTATTAGGTTTATTAGGAAAAATTGAAGGATTTAAATTAAACGTACCAGAAGGTGCTTTTTATATTTTTCCTGATATCTCTGCTTTCTTTGGAAAGACAATTAGAGGTAAAAAAATTGAAAATGCGAACGACTTTTCTATGTTATTATTAGAAGAGGCAAATGTAGCAACGGTAACAGGTGAAGCTTTCGGAGCTCCAAATTGCATTAGAATGTCTTATGCCGCGTCTGAATTACAATTAAGAGAAGCTGTTAAAAGAATTAAAGAAGTCTTAAGTTAA
- the pruA gene encoding L-glutamate gamma-semialdehyde dehydrogenase, translated as MGKGFFNVPVAVNEPVKGYAPGSPERESVSKQYTAYFNGSIDVPMYIGNEEVRTGNTRNMTPPHDHQHVVGQYHIGDKSHAQKAITSALEAREQWAQMPWEQRAAIFLRAAELIAGPYRAKMNASTMIAQSKTVHQAEIDAACELIDFLRFNVEYMSEIYAEQPNSDDGIWNRVEYRPLEGFVYAITPFNFTAIAANLPASAAMMGNTVVWKPSDSQIFSAKVIVDVFKEAGLPGGVINVIYGDPVEITEVVLSSPDFAGLHFTGSTFVFKELWKKIGENIHTYKTYPRIVGETGGKDFIVAHPSANPKQVATGISRGAFEFQGQKCSAASRVYLPKSIANEVLEYVKEDIASFKMGSPEDMSNFITAVIHEGSFDKLAMYIDQAKEDPDAEIFAGGEYDKSKGYFIEPTVILAKDPKYTTMSTELFGPVVTIYVYEDENWAETLKLVDGTSEYALTGAVFSTNRYAIAEATKALENCAGNFYINDKPTGAVVGQQPFGGARASGTNDKAGSAQNLLRWVSPRLIKETFVSPSDYRYPFLG; from the coding sequence ATGGGAAAAGGATTTTTTAACGTTCCAGTTGCGGTTAACGAACCTGTAAAAGGATACGCTCCTGGATCTCCAGAAAGAGAAAGTGTTTCAAAACAATACACAGCTTACTTTAACGGTTCTATAGATGTACCAATGTATATCGGGAACGAAGAAGTTAGAACTGGCAATACGAGAAATATGACTCCGCCACACGATCATCAACATGTTGTTGGACAATATCATATCGGAGATAAAAGTCATGCTCAAAAAGCAATTACCAGTGCTTTAGAAGCTAGAGAACAATGGGCACAAATGCCATGGGAACAAAGAGCTGCGATATTTTTACGTGCAGCTGAATTAATTGCTGGACCGTATAGAGCAAAAATGAATGCTTCTACAATGATCGCTCAATCAAAAACAGTACACCAAGCAGAAATTGATGCCGCTTGTGAGTTAATTGATTTTTTGCGATTCAACGTAGAATATATGTCTGAAATTTATGCTGAACAACCAAACTCTGATGATGGAATTTGGAACAGAGTTGAATACAGACCATTAGAAGGATTTGTATATGCAATTACTCCATTTAACTTTACTGCTATTGCAGCAAACTTGCCTGCTTCAGCAGCTATGATGGGTAATACTGTAGTTTGGAAACCATCTGACAGCCAAATATTTTCTGCAAAAGTTATTGTAGATGTATTCAAAGAAGCTGGTTTACCAGGCGGTGTTATTAATGTAATCTATGGAGATCCAGTAGAAATTACAGAAGTTGTTTTATCTTCTCCAGATTTCGCAGGATTACATTTCACAGGTTCTACATTTGTATTTAAAGAACTTTGGAAAAAAATCGGTGAAAATATTCACACATATAAAACATACCCGAGAATTGTAGGTGAAACTGGCGGTAAAGACTTTATCGTTGCTCACCCATCTGCCAACCCAAAGCAAGTAGCAACTGGTATTTCTCGTGGGGCTTTTGAATTCCAAGGACAAAAATGTTCCGCTGCTTCTAGAGTTTATTTACCAAAATCTATAGCTAATGAAGTTCTAGAATACGTAAAAGAAGATATCGCTTCATTTAAAATGGGATCTCCTGAAGACATGAGTAACTTTATCACGGCTGTTATCCACGAAGGATCATTTGATAAATTAGCTATGTATATAGATCAAGCTAAAGAAGATCCTGATGCTGAAATTTTTGCTGGAGGTGAATATGACAAATCAAAAGGTTATTTTATTGAACCAACGGTTATATTAGCCAAAGATCCTAAATACACTACAATGAGTACTGAATTATTCGGACCTGTAGTTACTATTTATGTATACGAAGATGAAAACTGGGCTGAAACACTAAAATTAGTTGACGGAACCTCTGAATATGCTTTAACTGGAGCTGTTTTCTCAACAAATAGATACGCAATTGCTGAAGCTACAAAAGCATTAGAAAACTGCGCTGGAAACTTTTATATTAATGACAAGCCAACTGGAGCAGTTGTTGGTCAACAGCCATTTGGTGGAGCAAGAGCTTCAGGAACAAATGATAAAGCAGGATCTGCCCAAAACTTATTAAGATGGGTATCTCCAAGATTAATCAAGGAAACTTTTGTTTCTCCATCTGATTATCGCTATCCATTTTTAGGATAA
- the rsmG gene encoding 16S rRNA (guanine(527)-N(7))-methyltransferase RsmG yields the protein MDIILKYFPNLTEKQIEHFEKLQSLYEDWNLKINVVSRKDIDELYLRHVLHSLGIAKVMEFQPGSNVMDVGTGGGFPGIPLAILFPGTNFHLVDSIGKKIKVVNEVVEGLGLENVKTTHGRVEEVKETYDFIVSRAVAQMETFHRWVKDKVHKKQNHELKNGILYLKGGDLSEELTKFPKATIYDLTSFFEEEFFETKKVVHLPIKYKGVK from the coding sequence ATGGATATCATTTTGAAATACTTTCCAAATCTTACAGAAAAACAAATAGAACACTTCGAAAAGTTACAGTCGTTATACGAGGATTGGAACCTTAAAATCAATGTTGTATCGAGGAAAGATATTGATGAATTGTATTTACGTCATGTTTTACATTCACTAGGGATAGCAAAAGTGATGGAGTTTCAACCTGGATCAAATGTTATGGATGTTGGAACAGGAGGTGGTTTTCCTGGAATTCCTTTAGCTATATTATTTCCGGGGACTAATTTTCATTTAGTTGATTCTATTGGGAAAAAGATTAAAGTGGTGAATGAAGTAGTAGAGGGTTTAGGTTTAGAAAATGTAAAAACTACTCATGGTAGAGTAGAGGAAGTTAAGGAAACCTACGATTTTATTGTGAGTAGAGCTGTCGCTCAGATGGAAACGTTCCATAGATGGGTGAAGGATAAGGTTCATAAAAAGCAAAATCATGAGTTGAAAAATGGAATTCTTTATTTAAAGGGAGGGGATTTATCTGAAGAGTTAACCAAGTTTCCAAAAGCTACTATTTATGATTTAACAAGTTTTTTTGAAGAAGAATTTTTTGAAACAAAAAAAGTAGTTCATTTACCAATAAAATACAAAGGAGTAAAATAG
- the apaG gene encoding Co2+/Mg2+ efflux protein ApaG, with protein MFQQITKGIKISVKTVYNGIIYRGYVQHHAFSYFITIKNNSKDTVQLLQRFWTIYDSLNETEHIEGEGVVGQTPIIKPNEEYNYRSNCFIISSIGAMGGSYKMINTKNNNNFLVEIPTFQLITTSTLN; from the coding sequence ATGTTTCAGCAAATAACTAAAGGAATTAAAATTTCAGTAAAAACAGTTTACAACGGAATTATTTATCGCGGATACGTTCAGCATCACGCGTTTAGTTATTTTATTACTATTAAAAACAACTCAAAAGACACGGTACAACTACTACAGAGATTCTGGACTATTTACGATTCATTAAATGAGACTGAACATATTGAGGGGGAGGGTGTTGTTGGACAAACACCTATTATTAAACCCAATGAAGAATACAATTACCGCTCAAATTGTTTCATCATTTCATCGATTGGTGCGATGGGCGGAAGCTATAAAATGATCAACACGAAGAACAATAATAATTTTCTAGTAGAAATCCCAACTTTCCAACTAATCACTACATCTACGCTAAATTAA
- a CDS encoding NRDE family protein has protein sequence MCTVTYLPLGGGDFIFTSNRDESPSRNTIGPKEYIENDVKLVYPKDELAGGTWIGLSENQRLVCLLNGGYEIHEREFSYRISRGIIVKQILVSDDAVNFINELELDGVEPFTLVMIDWMRSLEAYELVWTGKQKDFRKLDNKPSIWSSSTLYTQEMNNLRKDWFRDWLEQNEEMNQSSILNFHLDASHGDEISLKMKRPYVETVSITSVKKKDKVLEMQYFDVLKNETSLLSYQNKAKDSKPTNVIPIIAKNI, from the coding sequence ATGTGTACCGTAACATATTTACCTTTAGGAGGAGGAGATTTTATTTTTACTTCTAATAGAGACGAAAGTCCTAGTAGAAATACCATTGGGCCAAAAGAGTATATAGAAAATGACGTCAAGTTGGTGTACCCGAAAGATGAATTGGCTGGAGGAACTTGGATTGGATTAAGTGAAAACCAAAGATTAGTTTGTCTTCTAAATGGAGGATATGAAATTCATGAAAGAGAATTTTCTTACAGAATAAGTAGAGGTATTATAGTTAAGCAAATTTTAGTTTCTGATGACGCAGTTAATTTTATAAATGAATTAGAACTAGATGGAGTTGAGCCTTTTACTCTTGTAATGATTGATTGGATGAGGAGTTTAGAAGCATATGAGTTAGTTTGGACAGGTAAGCAAAAAGATTTTAGAAAATTGGATAACAAACCGAGTATTTGGTCAAGTTCAACATTGTATACCCAAGAAATGAACAACTTAAGGAAGGATTGGTTTCGAGATTGGTTAGAGCAAAATGAAGAAATGAATCAATCGAGTATCTTGAATTTTCATTTAGATGCATCACACGGGGATGAAATTTCGCTTAAAATGAAAAGGCCATACGTTGAAACTGTGAGTATTACTTCGGTAAAAAAGAAAGATAAAGTTTTAGAAATGCAGTATTTTGATGTTCTTAAAAATGAAACAAGCCTTTTGTCCTATCAAAATAAAGCAAAGGATAGCAAGCCAACAAATGTAATTCCGATTATTGCTAAAAACATATAA
- a CDS encoding fatty acid desaturase family protein, with amino-acid sequence MNTIKFSRIDKTKFFRTLNKRVNEYFKENKIKRTGNWKLYFKAIIMFTLFLAPFAIILTVNMPGWLQLLLTVVIGFGMAGVGMNVMHDSNHESFSSKKWVNDLMGSSMYILAGNVYNWKVQHNVLHHTYTNIQDHDEDMDAGRIIRFSKHTQWRPFHRYQKYYSPVLYGLLTINWAITTDFKQMHRYLKRKLSYGKFPNPKVEWTKLIITKIAYYAMWLVLPLLVLNIAWWKVLIGFFVMHYTAGIILSFVFQLAHIVPKTETPLPDDGGNMKNTWAIHQLYTTANFAPKNWFINFYTGGLNHQVEHHIFPHISHIHYKKIAKIVKETAKEFNLPYHEYKSTRKAILEHLRHIAELGKKPQLA; translated from the coding sequence ATGAATACAATTAAATTTTCCAGAATAGATAAAACAAAGTTCTTTAGAACTTTAAATAAACGCGTAAACGAATATTTTAAAGAAAATAAAATAAAAAGAACTGGGAACTGGAAGCTTTATTTCAAGGCTATTATTATGTTCACCTTGTTCTTAGCTCCTTTTGCGATTATACTTACTGTAAACATGCCAGGTTGGTTACAATTATTGCTTACTGTAGTAATTGGCTTCGGTATGGCTGGCGTTGGAATGAATGTAATGCATGACAGTAATCACGAATCATTCTCTAGTAAAAAGTGGGTAAACGATTTAATGGGAAGTAGCATGTATATTTTAGCAGGAAATGTGTACAACTGGAAGGTTCAACACAACGTTTTACATCACACATACACAAATATACAAGATCACGATGAAGATATGGATGCGGGTAGAATTATACGCTTTTCAAAACATACACAATGGAGGCCATTCCATAGGTATCAAAAGTATTATTCACCTGTATTATATGGTTTGTTGACAATAAACTGGGCAATTACAACAGATTTCAAACAAATGCACCGTTATTTAAAAAGAAAACTTTCTTACGGAAAATTCCCAAATCCAAAGGTAGAGTGGACAAAACTAATTATAACTAAGATTGCTTATTATGCCATGTGGTTAGTTTTGCCATTACTAGTTTTAAATATTGCTTGGTGGAAAGTATTAATCGGTTTTTTTGTTATGCATTATACTGCAGGAATCATTTTAAGTTTTGTTTTCCAATTAGCACACATTGTTCCTAAAACTGAAACTCCATTACCAGACGACGGAGGAAACATGAAAAACACTTGGGCAATTCACCAGTTATACACTACAGCGAATTTCGCTCCAAAAAACTGGTTCATCAACTTTTATACAGGCGGATTAAACCACCAAGTTGAGCACCATATTTTCCCTCATATTTCGCATATCCATTACAAGAAGATTGCGAAAATCGTAAAAGAAACAGCTAAGGAATTTAACTTGCCTTATCACGAATACAAATCAACACGTAAAGCAATATTAGAGCATTTAAGACATATTGCTGAACTAGGAAAAAAACCACAACTAGCATAA
- a CDS encoding DUF3667 domain-containing protein: protein MAKNNKLAVIKDSNCLNCGYPFSGHEIFCPSCGQKNKGSRITFGNFIKEVFAGFFSWDTKFWRTLITLIARPGKISSDYVEGKRVRYANPFRFYITASILFFLVYGINETLNNFQQLNSKSSFSTKKKDNIELDSINNIINNEIAKAQKPLDSTQLELAKQLNIPLNDSLALKNKPTISFGGSTRLDDYIKFNRKYPDINAYTALDSLKQENTLLNRFLYNRAILANSFFKEQDKRKEFASKMLSYGSISLFVLLPIFTLFLKFFYVRKKYTYVEHLIFVFHTQTVFFLLLTILISVNLFTENVGTEIFIGLFLIYLFIAMKKFYNQGYFKTLIKFIMVNFVYMFLAIIGITFVGLLSFALF from the coding sequence ATGGCTAAAAATAATAAACTAGCTGTAATTAAAGATTCTAACTGTTTAAATTGTGGATATCCTTTTTCTGGACATGAAATTTTTTGTCCAAGTTGCGGACAAAAAAATAAAGGAAGCAGAATCACTTTTGGAAATTTCATAAAAGAAGTATTTGCAGGATTTTTCTCTTGGGACACTAAATTCTGGAGAACATTAATCACCTTGATAGCTAGACCTGGTAAAATATCATCAGATTATGTTGAAGGAAAAAGAGTACGTTACGCAAATCCTTTTAGGTTTTACATCACTGCCTCTATTTTATTCTTTCTAGTTTATGGTATTAATGAAACTTTAAACAATTTTCAACAACTTAATAGTAAAAGCTCTTTCTCTACAAAGAAAAAAGATAATATTGAATTAGATTCAATCAACAACATTATTAACAATGAAATTGCTAAAGCCCAAAAACCGCTAGATTCGACCCAACTCGAACTCGCAAAACAACTCAACATCCCTTTAAATGACTCACTTGCTTTAAAAAACAAACCGACAATTTCATTTGGTGGAAGCACTCGTTTGGATGACTACATAAAATTCAATAGGAAATACCCTGACATCAATGCATATACAGCTCTAGATAGTTTAAAACAGGAAAACACACTTTTGAATCGATTTTTATATAACAGAGCAATTTTAGCAAACTCATTTTTTAAAGAACAAGATAAAAGGAAAGAATTTGCTAGTAAAATGCTATCCTATGGATCCATTTCATTATTCGTTTTACTGCCTATTTTTACGTTGTTTCTAAAATTCTTTTATGTAAGAAAAAAATACACCTATGTAGAGCATTTGATTTTTGTTTTTCATACACAAACTGTCTTCTTCTTACTCTTAACAATCTTGATATCTGTAAATCTTTTTACCGAAAACGTGGGTACTGAGATTTTTATAGGTCTCTTTTTGATTTATTTATTTATTGCCATGAAAAAGTTTTATAATCAAGGGTATTTTAAGACCCTTATAAAGTTTATAATGGTAAACTTTGTTTATATGTTTTTAGCAATAATCGGAATTACATTTGTTGGCTTGCTATCCTTTGCTTTATTTTGA
- a CDS encoding type IX secretion system plug protein, producing MLKKLGFIILLLVGLNSRSQNIKTVQLLPVNKKSPIPIVPLGNVLELSFDDLDADNKDYQYKIEHMTYDWKPSNLQANQYINGFEQNYIIDVTNSFNTLQSYTHYKIKIPNQNTTITESGNYLISILNDDDEVVFSRKCVFYENLTTIGVNVLRGRNTSSNNSKQTVQFIINHKGLNINNPTQEIKIQLLQNNNWNTSITDIDPLFIRPNQLIYNYTEETNFFGGNEFLFFDNKYIRNTNLNIAKTVRDDIFHNYLYTDIERAFKPYTYNPDINGNFIIRTLDAEDTDTEADYAMMHFSLEVNQPFKNKDVYVYGAYNNFELTNDNKLQYNENERVYQGEILLKQGFYNYTYVTVEPDNSIDLTEINGSFFQTENEYTLLAYYKPFGALFYRVIGVGNGFFDQNR from the coding sequence ATGTTAAAAAAACTTGGTTTCATTATACTCCTATTAGTCGGCTTAAACTCAAGAAGCCAAAACATTAAAACAGTTCAACTACTTCCTGTAAATAAAAAATCTCCCATACCAATTGTTCCTCTTGGCAATGTATTAGAATTATCTTTTGATGATCTTGACGCAGATAACAAAGATTATCAATATAAAATTGAACACATGACTTATGATTGGAAACCAAGCAATTTACAGGCGAATCAATACATCAATGGTTTTGAACAAAATTACATTATTGATGTGACCAATTCGTTTAACACCTTACAAAGTTATACTCATTACAAAATTAAAATCCCTAACCAGAATACCACTATAACTGAAAGCGGGAATTATTTAATTTCTATATTAAATGATGACGACGAAGTAGTATTTTCCAGAAAATGTGTGTTCTACGAAAACCTAACAACCATAGGAGTAAATGTGCTAAGAGGACGAAATACCAGCTCAAACAACTCTAAACAAACTGTTCAGTTCATCATAAATCATAAAGGATTGAATATTAACAATCCTACACAAGAAATTAAAATTCAGTTATTACAAAACAACAACTGGAACACTTCCATTACGGATATCGATCCTCTCTTTATAAGACCTAATCAATTAATCTATAACTACACGGAAGAAACTAATTTCTTTGGTGGAAACGAATTCTTATTCTTCGATAACAAATATATACGAAACACAAATTTGAATATTGCCAAAACGGTGCGGGACGATATCTTTCACAACTATCTATACACAGACATCGAAAGGGCATTTAAACCTTACACTTACAACCCAGATATAAACGGAAATTTCATTATCAGAACGCTAGATGCTGAGGACACAGATACAGAAGCTGACTATGCGATGATGCACTTTTCATTAGAAGTCAATCAACCATTTAAAAATAAAGATGTTTATGTTTATGGAGCATACAACAACTTTGAACTTACCAATGACAATAAGTTACAATACAACGAAAATGAACGAGTTTACCAGGGAGAAATTTTACTAAAACAAGGATTTTATAATTATACTTATGTGACAGTTGAACCGGACAACAGCATTGATTTAACAGAGATAAATGGTTCCTTTTTTCAAACTGAAAATGAATATACTCTACTGGCATATTACAAACCTTTCGGCGCCTTATTTTACAGAGTAATCGGAGTAGGCAATGGATTTTTTGATCAAAACAGATAA